In one Arenibacter antarcticus genomic region, the following are encoded:
- a CDS encoding PIN domain-containing protein has product MIHSVRFICVLDTNVIYPIEIRDLLFWFAHYDLYTPKWSEHIFDEWADVMKRKGVSEEEISKRMTRANLAFPDAFVPNYSGLISGLELPDPNDCHVLAAAIKTNANVIVTNNIKDFPKEYLSSFGLSAKTADDFLTDIIDLNPEEAIKAFKEMVLYRRNPDLDEFEVLDILRNRGLKETADFLHSQL; this is encoded by the coding sequence ATGATACATAGTGTTCGCTTTATTTGTGTTTTAGATACAAATGTTATTTATCCGATTGAAATAAGGGATTTACTTTTTTGGTTTGCTCACTATGATTTATATACGCCTAAATGGAGTGAACATATATTTGATGAATGGGCCGATGTAATGAAAAGAAAAGGAGTTTCAGAAGAAGAAATTTCAAAACGTATGACAAGAGCAAATTTGGCATTTCCAGATGCTTTTGTACCTAATTATTCAGGGTTGATTTCTGGTTTGGAATTACCTGACCCAAATGATTGTCATGTGCTGGCAGCAGCAATTAAGACAAATGCTAACGTAATTGTCACAAATAATATTAAAGATTTTCCGAAAGAGTATTTATCATCTTTTGGACTTTCAGCTAAGACCGCAGATGACTTCTTAACTGACATAATTGACTTAAATCCTGAAGAAGCTATAAAAGCGTTTAAAGAAATGGTGTTATATCGACGGAATCCTGATTTAGATGAGTTTGAAGTCTTAGATATACTCAGAAATAGAGGATTAAAAGAAACAGCAGACTTCTTGCATTCCCAACTTTAA
- a CDS encoding DUF2200 domain-containing protein, with the protein MKVTAEKNEKVANMIFASIYPLYLNRLEKNGKTKEELNQVIEWFTGFDKDDLQALIEEKVTFRTFFKKAKIHPNAHLIKGVVCGYRIEEIEDEYELYKQCRRMEKLIDELARGRKMEKILREEKI; encoded by the coding sequence ATGAAAGTTACTGCTGAAAAAAATGAAAAAGTCGCCAATATGATATTTGCATCCATTTATCCACTTTACTTGAATAGGTTGGAGAAGAATGGTAAAACAAAAGAAGAACTCAACCAAGTAATAGAATGGTTTACTGGTTTTGATAAAGATGATTTACAGGCACTTATTGAAGAGAAAGTAACTTTTAGAACATTTTTTAAAAAAGCTAAAATACATCCTAACGCACACTTGATTAAGGGGGTCGTTTGTGGTTATCGAATTGAAGAAATAGAGGATGAATATGAATTGTATAAACAATGCAGACGTATGGAAAAGCTCATTGATGAATTAGCAAGAGGTCGTAAAATGGAGAAAATTTTACGAGAAGAAAAGATATAA
- a CDS encoding helix-turn-helix domain-containing protein, translated as METYNNVNKASKEEQKVAIQSYDALSSIIKELKSNNPEIEIDETQERIKIPISALKLLGEILEAMSKGKPFSLVPIATEVTTQKAAEILGCSRPHFVKLLEEGEIDFTKVGKHRRVKFEDVMNYKRKMKEAQKKHIIEIMQSDEEIGLYDT; from the coding sequence ATGGAAACTTACAATAACGTTAATAAAGCCTCAAAAGAGGAGCAAAAGGTTGCAATTCAATCTTATGATGCTCTTTCTTCCATAATTAAGGAATTAAAGTCCAATAATCCAGAAATTGAGATAGATGAGACCCAGGAGAGAATTAAAATTCCAATAAGCGCATTGAAACTTTTAGGGGAGATTCTAGAAGCGATGAGTAAAGGGAAACCATTTTCTTTGGTTCCCATAGCTACAGAAGTTACAACTCAAAAGGCAGCTGAAATTTTAGGTTGTTCCAGACCTCATTTTGTTAAGCTACTAGAGGAAGGAGAAATAGATTTTACAAAGGTTGGAAAACACCGTAGAGTGAAGTTTGAGGATGTAATGAATTATAAAAGGAAAATGAAAGAAGCTCAGAAAAAGCATATTATAGAAATTATGCAATCTGACGAAGAAATCGGATTATATGATACATAG
- a CDS encoding DUF6920 family protein — translation MRIALTILIGIHGIIHLFGFFKAFGISEFNAISQPISKTYGIFWFLAFLLFAITIILILIHSDYWWFSGFLAVIISQVLIFNYWSDSKFGTVANIIILLASIIGYSSFNFKHKIKGERISLFENSHLKNQEIVTEKALLDLPPVVKKWLANSGIIGENLISNVHLVQELQLKLKPEQASWNNGTAEQYFTIQPPAFNWNINTEMNSILSVVGRDKFEDGKGEMIIKLLSLIPVANAKNDEKVNQATLQRYLAEIVWFPSASLSQYIEWETIDDYSARAIMEYKGTKGSGDFHFDKDGNFEKFVAMRYKDSNAIKPTEWTVIATRTEERNGIKIPIECEASWELENGKWTWLKLKITDIQYNVKVMPVANTIYKK, via the coding sequence ATGCGAATAGCTTTAACTATATTGATTGGAATACACGGAATTATCCATTTATTCGGATTTTTCAAAGCATTCGGCATATCTGAATTTAACGCGATTTCCCAACCGATTTCCAAAACTTACGGAATATTTTGGTTCTTGGCATTTCTACTTTTTGCTATTACAATCATTTTAATACTTATTCATTCGGACTATTGGTGGTTCAGTGGTTTTTTGGCTGTGATTATTTCACAGGTGTTGATTTTTAATTATTGGTCTGACTCAAAATTTGGTACAGTAGCAAACATAATTATTCTATTGGCGTCCATTATTGGATATTCAAGTTTCAACTTTAAGCATAAAATCAAAGGAGAAAGAATAAGTCTGTTTGAAAATTCGCATCTCAAAAACCAAGAGATTGTTACCGAAAAAGCATTGCTTGATTTACCACCAGTTGTTAAAAAATGGTTGGCTAATAGCGGAATAATTGGTGAGAATTTGATTTCTAATGTGCATTTAGTTCAAGAACTACAGCTTAAATTGAAACCCGAACAAGCAAGTTGGAACAATGGTACGGCAGAACAATATTTTACTATTCAACCGCCAGCGTTCAATTGGAATATTAATACTGAAATGAATTCAATATTGAGTGTAGTAGGTAGAGACAAATTTGAAGATGGCAAAGGTGAAATGATAATTAAACTTCTTTCACTTATTCCAGTTGCGAATGCAAAAAATGACGAAAAGGTAAATCAGGCAACTTTGCAACGATATTTGGCTGAAATCGTGTGGTTTCCTTCTGCATCTTTGAGTCAATACATAGAATGGGAGACTATAGACGACTATTCTGCCAGAGCAATAATGGAATATAAAGGAACTAAAGGTTCAGGCGATTTTCATTTTGATAAAGACGGGAATTTTGAAAAATTCGTAGCAATGCGTTATAAAGATTCAAATGCAATAAAACCTACTGAATGGACTGTGATTGCAACAAGAACAGAAGAACGAAATGGAATAAAAATACCTATTGAGTGCGAAGCAAGTTGGGAATTGGAGAATGGTAAGTGGACTTGGTTAAAATTAAAAATAACAGACATTCAATACAACGTAAAAGTAATGCCAGTGGCGAACACTATATATAAAAAATAG
- a CDS encoding abortive infection family protein: MAELSFQDKRYLERMFEMEGGYVLDFSNRTFHNFIYDSIKFNIEEEKYYANGESKARRLRVFWDTESNYNVGLLIEKLLEYWLIQVNMGERKIDDHLERFHKECEKISERLKSDTIVSEIEVIKEVEDDRDFSLLAKSIRESINKNEPEVALDRLHTYVMKFIRQLCENHQIEVNKDESLNSIFGKYVKFIVANDKIESVMTERILKYSIHVIEAFNDIRNNRSFAHDNAILNYPESVLIFNNVTNSIKFIESIEKTIEIENTKEETESADWEDLPF; the protein is encoded by the coding sequence ATGGCAGAACTAAGTTTTCAAGACAAAAGATATTTAGAAAGGATGTTTGAAATGGAAGGTGGATATGTCTTGGACTTTAGCAATCGTACTTTTCATAATTTCATTTATGATTCTATTAAGTTTAATATCGAAGAAGAAAAGTACTATGCCAACGGAGAATCAAAAGCGAGAAGATTGAGAGTATTCTGGGATACAGAATCAAACTATAATGTTGGACTACTTATTGAGAAATTATTGGAATATTGGCTCATACAGGTTAATATGGGTGAGCGCAAAATAGATGACCATTTAGAAAGATTTCATAAAGAGTGTGAAAAGATATCTGAAAGGCTAAAATCTGACACGATTGTTAGTGAAATCGAAGTGATTAAGGAAGTTGAAGATGATAGAGATTTTAGCTTGCTTGCTAAATCTATTCGTGAAAGCATTAATAAAAATGAACCAGAAGTTGCCTTAGATAGATTACATACTTATGTGATGAAGTTTATTAGACAGCTTTGTGAAAATCACCAGATTGAGGTTAATAAAGATGAATCATTAAATTCAATATTTGGTAAATACGTTAAATTTATTGTGGCTAACGACAAAATTGAATCTGTAATGACTGAGCGAATTTTAAAATATTCCATTCACGTTATTGAGGCTTTCAACGATATAAGAAACAATAGAAGTTTTGCACACGATAATGCCATTTTAAATTACCCCGAAAGTGTTCTAATTTTCAACAATGTAACAAACTCGATAAAATTTATCGAATCAATTGAGAAAACAATTGAAATAGAAAACACAAAAGAAGAAACGGAATCGGCAGATTGGGAAGATTTGCCATTTTAA
- a CDS encoding BamA/TamA family outer membrane protein: MKTKTKISCLFSLILLWALQSCSVKKYIPQEELLYTEGRLQLESDTTIKNLNKINQELQDLLRPEPNTKVLGIYLGLWAHFKAQKEKPGFINRYLGRKIGEAPVYLSHIDLEKTEELLNNRLENRGFFRNTIASSVKKKTRSASIDYKVEVKKPYVLASYQLENDSLPILKDIENTLVKTVIEPGMRYDLQQFKLERERIDQALKSIGYYNFNADFLIFEADTNQYKTKRFDLFLRLKKDVPKKSMVPYRLNSIKVYPNYSVATDSLIKDTVQFLGIEYIQSNEFFRPKRLAPYILLDEGETYDPLKSKLTSNRLASIGTYKFINIRYEEDNTDMETDGFSKLDAYINLSPLNKRSLRAELQAVSKSNNFAGPTLSLTYSNRNLFRGGETLNITGNVGYETQLAGNNSTGLSSTQLGLKSDLIFPRLLSFFNFSERFRYAVPKTKISLGMEHLNRSKLYSLTSFSAIFGYGWNENRYVYHELNPLSINYVNLSTTTAEFETILDNNPFLRSSFEQQFIAGLTYSFTYNELVDAKKKNALFFNSNIDLAGNTISLFGKSTNQEGDKTILGLAYAQYAKMDLDIRYHLRMGSSQKLIGRIFGGIGVPYGNSATLPFSKQYFSGGPYSVRAFRIRSLGPGTYNPEADDSGSFFDQSGDIRLEANLEYRFPIYSFLKGALFADAGNVWLINENTALPGGKFTSNFMDELGIGVGAGLRIDIQNFVIRFDLAAPLQKPYLPKGDRFDFDISQPILNFAIGYPF; this comes from the coding sequence TTGAAAACCAAAACAAAAATAAGCTGCCTTTTCTCGCTCATACTCCTATGGGCCCTACAATCTTGTAGTGTAAAGAAATATATCCCCCAAGAGGAGTTGCTTTATACAGAAGGTAGACTTCAACTGGAATCGGACACTACGATCAAAAACCTGAATAAAATAAACCAAGAACTACAAGACTTGCTAAGACCGGAGCCCAATACCAAAGTGTTGGGTATTTACTTAGGGTTATGGGCCCACTTTAAGGCACAAAAGGAAAAACCGGGGTTTATAAATAGGTACCTGGGTAGAAAAATTGGAGAAGCACCGGTATACCTTTCCCATATAGATTTGGAAAAAACCGAGGAACTTTTAAATAACCGTTTGGAGAACAGGGGGTTTTTTAGGAATACTATAGCCTCTTCTGTTAAAAAGAAAACTAGGTCAGCCTCCATAGATTATAAGGTGGAGGTAAAAAAACCCTATGTTTTGGCTTCGTATCAATTGGAAAACGATTCCCTTCCTATTTTAAAAGATATTGAGAATACCCTGGTCAAAACCGTAATAGAACCAGGAATGCGGTACGACCTTCAGCAGTTTAAACTGGAAAGGGAACGTATAGACCAGGCCTTGAAATCTATAGGATATTATAACTTTAATGCCGATTTTCTAATTTTTGAGGCCGATACAAATCAGTATAAAACAAAGCGGTTCGATCTGTTTTTAAGATTGAAAAAAGACGTGCCCAAAAAATCCATGGTCCCCTACCGCCTTAACTCCATTAAAGTATACCCCAATTATTCCGTAGCCACCGATAGCCTGATAAAGGATACGGTCCAATTTCTGGGGATAGAATACATTCAGTCTAACGAATTTTTTAGGCCCAAAAGATTGGCCCCCTATATTTTGCTAGACGAAGGGGAGACTTATGACCCTTTAAAATCCAAGCTCACCAGTAATAGATTGGCCTCTATTGGGACTTATAAATTTATAAATATTAGGTATGAGGAGGACAATACGGATATGGAAACCGATGGGTTTTCCAAATTGGATGCCTATATCAATTTATCGCCATTAAACAAACGTTCCCTACGTGCAGAACTTCAGGCGGTGTCCAAATCCAATAATTTTGCGGGACCTACACTTTCCCTCACCTATAGCAATAGAAATCTGTTTAGGGGTGGGGAAACTTTAAATATAACTGGGAATGTAGGCTATGAGACCCAACTGGCGGGAAATAACAGTACAGGATTGAGCAGTACTCAACTAGGTTTAAAATCGGATCTGATCTTCCCAAGGCTGCTGTCCTTTTTCAATTTCTCCGAACGCTTTAGGTATGCCGTCCCCAAAACTAAAATAAGCCTGGGGATGGAACATTTAAATAGGAGTAAACTATACAGCCTAACTTCTTTCAGCGCTATTTTTGGATATGGCTGGAACGAAAACAGATATGTTTACCACGAACTGAACCCCTTAAGCATTAATTATGTAAATCTTTCCACGACCACAGCGGAATTTGAGACGATATTAGATAACAACCCCTTTCTGAGAAGTAGTTTTGAACAACAATTTATTGCCGGATTAACCTATTCCTTTACCTATAACGAACTGGTGGATGCCAAGAAGAAGAATGCCCTCTTCTTTAATTCCAATATAGATCTTGCAGGAAATACCATAAGCCTCTTTGGTAAAAGCACTAACCAAGAAGGAGATAAAACCATTCTTGGGCTAGCTTACGCGCAATATGCCAAAATGGATTTAGACATCAGGTATCATTTGCGTATGGGCAGCTCGCAAAAACTTATTGGTCGCATTTTTGGTGGTATAGGGGTTCCCTATGGTAATTCTGCCACCTTACCCTTTTCCAAGCAGTATTTTTCTGGTGGGCCGTACAGTGTACGGGCATTTAGGATACGCTCTTTGGGACCGGGCACCTATAACCCCGAAGCAGACGATTCAGGATCCTTTTTTGATCAATCGGGGGATATTAGATTGGAGGCAAATTTGGAATATCGGTTTCCCATCTATTCCTTTCTAAAAGGAGCTCTTTTTGCCGATGCGGGCAATGTCTGGTTGATCAATGAAAATACGGCCCTCCCGGGAGGGAAATTCACCTCCAATTTTATGGATGAACTGGGAATTGGTGTGGGCGCGGGACTCCGGATCGACATACAGAATTTTGTGATTCGGTTTGATCTTGCTGCTCCCTTGCAGAAACCTTACCTCCCCAAAGGAGATCGCTTTGATTTTGATATCTCGCAACCTATTTTAAATTTTGCAATTGGGTATCCATTTTAA
- a CDS encoding SRPBCC domain-containing protein: MELNMRLESNAAIQIQKPIEDVFEGIVNPEKMTKYFISESSGRLESGKEVIWKFPEFEDKFPVKEIKIENNSSISFVWDLETVVIITLEKLPDDSTIVRVNENGKELNEDNLSWALENSGGWANFLACMKAYLEYGIQLRKGAFEFMRKR; the protein is encoded by the coding sequence TTGGAACTCAATATGAGACTTGAATCAAATGCAGCTATACAAATTCAAAAACCAATAGAAGACGTTTTTGAAGGGATTGTAAATCCAGAGAAAATGACCAAGTATTTTATTTCTGAAAGTAGCGGGCGACTTGAATCAGGAAAAGAAGTGATTTGGAAATTTCCTGAATTTGAAGATAAGTTCCCTGTTAAAGAAATTAAAATTGAAAATAATAGCTCAATTTCCTTTGTTTGGGACCTAGAAACTGTTGTGATAATCACATTAGAAAAATTGCCAGATGATAGTACCATAGTAAGAGTAAATGAAAATGGAAAAGAACTTAATGAAGATAATCTGAGTTGGGCTTTAGAAAATTCGGGGGGATGGGCAAATTTCCTCGCCTGTATGAAAGCCTATTTGGAATACGGTATCCAACTCAGAAAAGGTGCATTTGAATTTATGAGAAAGAGATAA